The DNA region ATTGCCTCCTCTTTCGCTTTCCGACTTGCTTCTTTGCGCTTGAGACGTGCTTGGGCCGCGATCTTCCGGTCTATTGGCATCGCATCGCGTTGGGATTCTGATAAACCGAGTCGTTGTTGTTTTGTATTGCCAGATAAAGCTTCAAGGCCGTATTTGGTGGGTGAACGGCGGCGACGCTGCTGAGCGCGGGCCTGCTTTTCCTCCTCGAGATCAGCTAGATAACGGCCGCGAGACATCGTACGCTGATCATCTAGACCGTGATCTAGTCTTGTCGATGATTTTCGGTTATAGGAGGGTTTGATAGATGAGAGATCTGGAGGCGAAGAGGGCGGGATCACCACGTCGCCTTCATCATCGGGTACGTGGTTGAACCGGCGGGACTGTCTTTGAGagccttcctcttcttctgcatATATTGATGGACTGTTATCGTCGCCGTCTATGTCGATCCCCATGGCCTGTGCAGCTCGTCTCAGGTCAAGAGGGTCGTCGGTTGCACTTTGTAATTGGCGATAGCGCCGTTCCTTCGAGCGGGGACTCGGACTTGGAGGGTCGCCAAATTCCTCTGTCTCGTCATTTTCATGGCCCCTCTGGGGGCTCCTTTGTCCGAAATCGTACACGTTGACTCCTGTATAGTCTTTGCGTGGACTGAGGGTAAGGCGACCAGATTCGAAATCCGGAAGACGATCAAGAGTGCCGAGGGTCAATTTCAAACGCTCGATCTGTTCGAGCAGGCTGTAACGTTCTTCTTCGAAGGACTCCTTGAGGGACTCTTGTGACTCTCGGTGTCGCTGGGTCACGGTTCTCAAGCGTTCTCTGTATTCTCGGATTCGTAATTCCAATTTGGCTTCTCTCTGCTTCagctttgcttccttttctttgcgCCGCCCCTCATATTTGGTCATCTCTGACTTGAATCGTGCCAAGGTGTGTTTGAGTGTAGTGTTTTCTTTCTCTAAATCTGAAGCCTTTTGCTCTGAGCTTTCCGAGAGATCGTGGAGTTTGCTGAGGTCTGACCGCTGATTCTGCATCGACTTAATCTTTGCATTTGCCTGCTCCAGTGCCTGCTGGGTTTTGCGCAATTCCTCAGAAGTTTTATCGTTACCATCCGGTTGCTCTTTGATATCTTCCATCTCGTTGCTAACCACTCCATGTTGCTCCAGGGCTTTGCGCAGCATGGTAACACGGTGCTTATATTGCAAGGCCAAAGCTGTCTGCTTGGTGAGATCCTGAATCAGTTTCTCTTTGTCATGCTTATCTCCCTCAGTGACCATCGTCGATGCCAACTGCGATACATGACGTTCCATTTCCGCGaccttttcctcctcttgTTTCAGCTTCCCAGCTAAACGCACGGCCTCCTCATCTTTCTTCCGGGCGTAGGCTTTCGCAACAGAGCGGTATTGGACAAGTCGTTTGATTTCCCAATCAGTCTTCGTCCTGTATTTATCAAACTCGGTTTTCCAATATTTCCCTGACTGGGAACGCGGTTCGTTCATATTGAGGGTTTCATCATTGTCGTCGTTCCCTGCCGACGGCGGGGCCATTTTCGATGTAATTCCACCTGATCGATTTTCGCTAGGTTTGGACGTCTGTGTAAGTTGAAAATCTTTCGAGGAGCGTTTCTCGCGTGAATCCAGCAAAGCCTGCGTTAGCTTGCTGCGCGGTTTCCCGTCCGACGAACCAGATGCCCATTGGCTACTAGGACTGGTGGATAAATTCGTGGGTGTCGTTAATGAAGGAGTTTTGCTGGGTGATTCTTGTTTCCGTTCATTATCCACGACGCCATCGCCGAATGACACGGTTTTGCGCCGGTTCGAGATGGTACCGGGTGTAACAAGGATGCTTTTTGTCGGGGAAGCCATCGTGTTCCCAGTCGGAGCAGTGTCGGGCTTCAACGTTGGTATGTTATCATTCTTTAAGCTCCCTGTCGAATGATCTTTCCTCGAATCGACCTGCTCTCGCGTGCGGCTAGCAGGTTGTTGTTCCTTCGTGCGGGACACCCTATCACGGTCCTCCTCTTCCGGTGCTGGCGTACCAAACAGCGCACTCTTAAACGCACGAAGCGCAAACACAGGCGCAGGGGTCTCGGGCGGATCGAGGACTTTTGAGTTGTCTATGGAACAGTAAACAAGTCAGTACATGGACTTTCTGTATGTGGATCATGTCATCCACAATCCTCCGGGATCCTATTCGTCCTTGCATAACTGGGGCCACTTATTTCGCCCACAACACAAGCATAGCTCCCCGGAAACCATAGAACAACTATGAGAGTAAACGTACCGGCGGAATACGCGAACTGCTCGTTCTGATTCTGCCCCGTCATCCAACCCAACATCTCGACAATGCCGCGGGAAAGTAAATTCCAATTGTTCAGATTGTCACAATATTAAGACACAAGACGCATCACGCCCGCGATGCCATTGGGTATCGACCAGCCTGCGAACTGGAATGCGCGATTGACGTGGAGCGCTGTGCTTTGTTTACGGGCAGCGCTTCCAAAGGCGGTGAACAACGGAAAAACACCGGCTCCGCTATCGATACCAATCTGCTTTTCTCttgctctctttcttcttatcAGCATCACATACACAGCTTTACAGCATTACCCTCGTTTATTCACCTTGGTTTATTTTTTGGGTAGAGATGACCCCCCTTGAGCTATAGAGGGCTGCAGCTTCGGCTGCATCTTTGTCACTTCCTCCTTCCGTGGCAAAGACCGACTCAATCTGGGTGCAACTCTTTCCACACCGCCCACGCCCCGCTATGCCTCACAAGCAGAAGAAGGCTTCTAATCATGCCCTAAGAATCGGCTCTCCCCGGGCGGAGAaaaagcagcaacagcatcAATCGGTTCCGAATACCCCTCCGCCGATCGTAGCTCCTACGAATTACCGCGAGATTCATCAGAATGAGGTGGAAGCTCTCCGCTCTATCTACGGAGATGACTTTGAAGAGGTCGAGAACAGGCGCTCGGCCTGGCATGTAAGTTAGCCGGAGTGTGAATTAATTGGGGGTACAGAGTAGCTGACAGGTGTGTCACATAGCAATCCTCCGATGTTTGCTTCAGGCTCCATTTGCGAGCTTCGTCCAACCCAGAAGTCCGCATTCAATTGCTGGTCGAGCTGCCGGCAACCTATCCCAAAACCTATCCGAACTTGTCGTTAGAGAACCTGGCCGAATTTCGCGAAGGAGCGCAGTCACGGATTCTGGATATCGTCGAAAATAAACCAAAGTTGCTCGTTGGGACAGAGATGATATACGAGCTTGGTGTATCGATCCAGGATGTCCTTGAAGATGTGGCTCAAGCCAAGGAGCAAGATAAAGATCTTCCCAGTCTAGAAGAAGAGCGCATGAAGCAAGAAGCCGCAGCGATGCACCAGGCAGAGTTGGAAAGACAAGAAGAAATTCGGAAACAGGAGGCTGCTACGGCTGAGGAGGAACGAGCTCTTCAGCAATTGATTGAGAACAAAATTAGAGAAAGATCTAGGGCCCGGTTATCTCGACGAAAAAGTCGAACAGCTGGGATGGATTCGAACGGATTCACGGATGACATTGAGCATGTTCCAGGCGCGATTGCCTTCGATCCTCCGCTGGTTATGAATGATTCCGATGAGCAATTGCTGAAGTTCCGGGCTGTTTTTGGAAAGACTCTGCTCAAAAGTATCCATGGGAAGGAAACCTTTACTGTACGACCAGTTGTTTCTGAAAATCGCCCCCATGCGCCCCTTTTAGTCTTGAAGGAGTACTCGCTTGAGAAGGGACTTGGAACTTTGGCATTTCGAGAGCGGATGCGGACTAGTGAAGATAAACTGGAATCAATCAAGAAACTACGCcatcccaatctcatcgACTTTGTTGGTTTCAAGATCAATAGTCCTGACATATATGACGGCTCGCATGATAATGCCTGGAAAGTATATGCTCTTGTGGAGTACGCGAACAAGGGCTCTTTGGTGGAATTCCTGGATCTCGTGGGTACTGTCCCTGTAGAGATGCTCCGCAGCTGGATGCTCCAATTGCTCGAAGGCTTGGAGTTCTATCACCGCAGTGGGTTTGTCCATGGGGAGATTCACAGTGGGCGGGTTATGTTATTCAGGAGTCCGACAGGAGGAACCACCGTGAAATTGCAACCAAGCATTGAGGGAGCTTTGCCAAGTCCCGCAGGTGGCAGGAGTCGGTCAATGGCGACCTCCAAATCTCCGTTCTGGACGCCTCCGGAGTTGACTCAGGAGGATGTGCCGCTATCTATGAAGACCGATGTCTGGGATTTAGGCATAGTTCTTTTGCAGATGGGATTCGGCAAGGATGTCATGCTGCGCTACACTTCTGCGAATGCGCTGATGGGAGCACTCGATCTTTCATCCCCTTTGCAGGACCTGCTCGAAGAATTCTTCCGTCCGGACCCCAAGAAGCGACCTACAGCGTTCCAGCTTCAACCTTCCGAATTCTTCCGTGTTGATACGCCTCTGATAATGCAGACTAGTACAGCCAATTCTATGTCGCTTCCAAGACGGCCACGCATGGACTCCTTTGGTGGTATTTCTGCGCTTTCACGTTACAACCAGGATTTTGACGAAGCCGGTCGTCTAGGCAAAGGCGGCTTCGGTCAGGTCGTGAAGGCTCGAAACAAACTTGATGGTCGGTTTTACGCTGTCAAGAAGATCTCTCAGAAGTCAGCTGCTGCGTTGAAGGATACATTGTCGGAGATCATGTTACTATCCCGGTTGAATCACCCGTACGTGGTGCGCTACTACACAGCTTGGCTTGAAGAGGACTTCGACCTTGGTGACGAGGACGCTGTCTCCTCCACTGACGGCGATCCGTTTGTGAGTCGAGACCCCGGTAGTGTTGGTTTTAGTACAGGTGGACTTGACTTTATCAGTTCCAGCGGTTACTCGGGAATCCAGTTTGGCTTGGACagcgacgatgaagacgcTGGATCAGTCTCCGAACAAGATAGAAAGGAGACACTTGATGGTTATGACGACTCTGAAAGCGAGAGCGGAACTGAACCAAGCCGGATGAAGACCAGTTCGCAAGGGCGACCTGTGTTTACCACACTGTACATTCAGATGGAATATTGCGAGAAACATACTCTTCGTGATCTTATCAGGAACGGCCTTTATGATGATGTTGACAGATCCTGGCGCCTCTTTCGCCAAATCCTAGACGGGTTGAGCCATATCCATGGCCATGGTATTATACACCGAGATCTGAAACCGGATAATATCTTCATTGATGTGGCGAACAACCCGCGTATCGGAGATTTCGGACTAGCGACCAGTGGGCAGTTCATGACTGCAGTTCGTTCGTCTGCAACAGCGGATCTTGGAGGCAACTTAACTCGTAGCCTGGGTACGACTTACTATGTCGCGCCTGAGATGAAATCTGGATTCACGGGAAACTACAATGAGAAGGTTGATGTAAGTATCTCTCCATTCCTCTTATCCTCCCAAGCTTATGGCTAATCGCGAAATAGATGTATTCCCTGGGAGTGATCTTCTTTGAAATGTGTCATCCCTTAGCTACCGGCATGGAACGTGATCAGACACTGCGAGAAATTAGGGAGAAGAACCATACTCTCCCTGCTACATTCCAGCACTCGGATAAAGTGGTACAGGGCAAGATCATTGAATCACTGCTGAACCATACACCGAATGAGCGTCCATCAGCCGAAGAGCTTCTTCATAATGGGAACATCCCTTTGCAGGTCGAGGAAGAAACATTCAGAAGGGCTATCGTCCACTTGCTCTCCGACCCAAATTCTCCAGACTACAAGAAAATTCTTTCAGCCATTTTCTCCCAATCTCCCAAGCGATTCGAGGATATTGCCTGGGACATGGACTCGCGCgtatcgccggcagcgaatGAGCTATTGGTTCAAGGTTTGGTCAAAGACAAGCTGATATCCATCTTTCGCCGGCATGGAGCGGTGGAGAGCGCGAGACAAATGCTTTTCCCGCGATCTCAGCATTACAATCATGGCGCTGTGCGGCTGCTTGGGTCGTCTGGCAATTTGCTCCAGTTGCCTTTTGACTTGACTTTGCCGAATGCGCGCGCCATCCCTCGACAAGACCCTTCGCTGGAGAAAACATTTGCCTTTGGCACGGTCTACAGAGAAACGCCCCACGGTGGTGAGCCGCGAACTCACAAGGAAGTGGACTTCGACATCGTGTCGCACAACACGTTAGATTTGGCGTTGAAGGAAGCCGAAGTCATCAAGGTACTGGACGAAATCATCGAGGAATTTCCGCCGCTTAGATCAGCGCAGATGTGTTTCATGGTCAACCACTCTGATTTGCTTCAATTGATCATGGAATTCTGTCGTATTACTCCTTCCCAGATCCCGTTGGTCAAAGAGATCATCAGCAAGTTGAACGTCGGAAAATGGTCAATGCAAAAGATTAGGAGTGAGCTTCGTTCGCCTGCTGTTGGTGTTGCCTCTACATCGTTGGACAATCTTGCGAGGTTTGACTTCAGAGGTTTGTATACCCCCTTTATCAATACGAACTTTGACTGACGAACTATCAGACTCTCCGAAACAGGCCCATAAGAAATTGCGGGCTATCATGGAGGGCACGCCATTTGCCGAACGACTGACTCCAATTTTTGCTCGCCTGAACTTGATAGTCAATTACCTGCAGGAGTTCGACGTGAAGCGGAAAGTCTATGTTAACCCGCTTTCCAGTCTGAACGACAAGTTTTTCAGAGGTAGCATTCTTTTCCAGTGCGTCTTTGACAACAAGCGGCGCGATGTGTTTGCAGCAGGTGGTCGATATGACCGGCTGGTACAAGAGTTCTCCCCAAAGGCTTCTAGTCGCATTCAAACTCATGCCGTGGGTTTCAATTTGAGCTGGGATAGGCTTAGTTCGTCGATGCTTGGACATCTCAAGGAGCCGACCAAGCCGTCTTTGAAGCATTCAGAAGCTGAAGCTGGGGCTGGGACATTCTGGAAGACTCGGAGGGTAAGTCAATATTCCCATAAGGTGCCCCTTGGATAAGTAGCTAATTCAGTAGTGCGATGTACTTGTCGCCAGCTTTGACGCAACTGTCTTGCGCACAGTAGGCATCAAGGTCGTTCAAGATTTGTGGTCTAGCGACATCAGTGCGGAGTTGGCAGTCGATGCCTCTTCCCTTGAAGAACTTCTCAGCAAATACAGAGATCACAACCACAGCTGGATCGTCATTGCCAAGCAAGACAGCAAAGAACGAGGGTTCAAGGTCCGAAGCCTGGCCCCAAGGGAAGAATACGACTTGAGAGCCTCAGAACTCGTTCCTTGGCTTCGAAATGAGATCCGTGCGCGCAACCTGCGCGAGGGCACAACTGATCATTCGAAACAGCATCGGCTGCCCAGTCAGCCGGACGTGTCGTTTCCTGGCAATGAAAGAACCAATGATATACGTATCTTGGTTTCTCAGCACCGGAGTAAGAAGAGCAATAGGCGGAATATCGTTGATTCGGGTATGTTCTGCCCCTACATTAACCTCACTCCTGACAAATTGCTAACGGAATGCAGCTCTTCAACGTTCGCGCGAAGTCGTCGAACAAGCCCTCAATGGCCCCATCGCTGCTATCGATACTCGGGATGATGTCCTGGAGTCTATCCGCGACACGCGTTTATCAGACCCTGACAGCTGGCGCACAGTGATACAGAATGCACCGCCGAGTGAACGGAAATACCTCAGTCAAGTACATGAGCTCCTCTGCGATCTTGCCAATGAAAGCATTATGGGTGATGGCACCGAGAGCTACACGAATGCCTTTATATACAACTATCGCACAGGATCTTGCTTGTATTATGATCTTGGACGGATGAGTGAGAGATAGGGGTTATCTCATGAGGTTGACGTATGATGTGTTATAACTATGTTTGCAATATTGGCGTTTTTATTTTGCTGTTTCCAATCGCCTCTCCGTTATTTAGCGAATTATACCCAAATGAGAATTACATGCAGATAGAAAGTCATGTGCTGAAAACAAGGTATCTTGCAAATTATTGTACAACCTAAGTGCGCCGAACCACGAGATTAATCGCTCTCATCATCGCTTCCGTATGCTACCAGAGGCCCCGAAGACGGAGCAGCCTTTTGTGTCGTGACGTTCCCACCTGCTAATCCTTGTAGTGCAGCCACCGtagagttggagaagataCCACCGCTCTGTTGCTGCTCCTGTTGGAAaggtgcagcagcagcaggaggcgCAGATTCGATCATAAGATGCTGCTCCGGCGCCTCCAATTGAGGTGCAGTCCCAGcatcctccaactccttTGTCCTGGTATACCAAACCTCATCCGGGGGCTCGTAGCCATCCAGTCCAAAACTACCCtcaatcttcttcctcttcctcgcctcAGGGTCCCTACCCTCAATCTCCGCAACGAACTCAGCAGGAAGGGCCCTCCTAACCGCCTCAGCAGCCTGCTCCTCCAACCTCCGCGCCTCACGCTTCTGCGCCAACGGATTCGGATCAACCGTCGCCCACCGCACATTCAGAATCTCACTATGATCCAAACTCTGATGCGCCATAGCCTCCTTGGCGAACTGCGCATTCGCCTCGTTCGTATACGTAACGAATGCAACACCCCGATTCGTCAAAACTCGCGTCCGCTCAACCTGTCCCCATTCCGCAAAATGACGCGcaacaacctcctcaataTCATCCGTAACATGGATCCGTCCAACATATAGCGTGCGATTTTGTCTCATAAACGATCCCACGCCGCCCATATCATCACGGTAATCACTAAACTTGTCGCGGCCGAAACAATCCACATTCGGATTAAACAGATCATGCAGCGTTGGCAGTCGATGCAAATACTCGCACTCATGCCCCTTCGGACAAAGACCCCTCGCAAAGAATAAACAGAAATACGACCCGGCCACTTTATCCGCGCGCGTGTATCCGCTATCCTTCGCCACATTGCACCGCGACGACGCGGCCTGTTTCGAGAGATACTTGTCCTCGCGGTCACCGCCGGACCATTTGTTGTACCAGATGTTGAAGACTGTTCCGGTTTGGGGAGGGGGTTCTGATTTGATGGTTGCTGGGTCGACTTGAGGGCGGGCTGGGCGACGCTTTCGGCGGAttatcttctttttcttctgggTGCCGTCTGCTTCGGTAGTAGTAGTGATTGCGGTTTCTGTTGGTTGTGTTGTGAGGGCATTTCCATCGTTGGGGGTAGGTTCTGTGCCGGATGGGGGTGGGCTGGGGATTGTGGTTTGGGGTGGATCGACCACTTCTGTGTCTGCCATGGTTGCAGTATTTAAAGACTGTTAGGATAGAGGAGGATGGAGAGTGTTGTCTTAAGGCAAAGTCGGTCCACAGACACACAGGCAGGCAGGCAGGTTAAGTTAACGGGGCGATAGCGCTTAGTCAGCTGATCTTGGCACTTGAGAATTTGATATCGCTGCAACTGTAGAGCAACATCGCAGGTATACTACTGTGGTCTCTGTCGTTCATTTCTATTGACCAGAAGAGTCCAGAGTACCGGGGCTTCTCATTTCTTAACAAATCTCTTTGCACCTGTCTAGATTGTAATTGATACCTAGAGTCTGCGGGACTACAACCGGCAATATGGTGAATATCACGGAGAAGATCAAAGAGTAGGTCTTGAATTACCTGCTTGATGGATAGATGGGCTAAATGCCGGTGCTTCGCTTTACAGAATCGAAGATGAGATGCGCAGGACGCAGAGTAAGCACATCCCATTTCACTGATAGCTAGGGAACCCCGCGCTAACTAGACCACAGAGAACAAGGCCACAGGTGGGCAACACTTTATATACAACTTTTTAAGATTGATCAATTTCTGATAACCATTCAGAATACCATTTGGGTCTTCTCAAGGGGTGAGTACGCCACCCGCATTCAAATCAAGCAACCGCTGACGATATCAGAAAACTTGCCCGTCTAAGGGCCCAACTCCTCGAACCCACCGGCGGCAGCGGTGGAGGCGGCTCCGGCTTCGACGTAAGCAAGAGTGGTGATGCACGAGTAGCCCTTGTCGGTTTCCCCTCTGTCGGTAAATCCACTTTCCTGTCCAAGATCACCAAGACCAAGAGTGAAGCCGCGGCGTACTCGTTCACTACGCTCACGGCTATCCCGGGTGTGCTGGAGTATGGGGGCGCTGAGATCCAGATTCTGGATTTGCCGGGTATTATTGAGGGTGCTGCTGAGGGAAAGGGGCGTGGGAGGCAGGTGATTTCTGCTGCTAAGGTTGATTTTAATTCTGCGTTGATTGCATTGGGATCGTTGGCTGACGATGGTAGACGAGTGATTTGATTCTGATGGTCCTTGACGCTACGAAACGTGCCGAGCAGCGAGCTCTGCTCGAGGCTGAATTGGATGCTGTTGGCATTCGGCTCAACAGGGACCCTCCGTAAGACCCCCAACATCAACAGTAATGTTATAGTTACTGACAAGCAAAGCAATATCTACCTCAAACAAAAGAACGCCGGCGGCATGAAAATCACCTTTCAAACACCGCCCAAATCCCTCGACGAAAAGATGATCTACAACGTCCTCCGCGACTACAAGATCCTCAACTGTGAAGTCCTAGTCCGCGACGAAAACGCCACAATCGACGACTTTATCGACGTAATCATGAAAGACCACCGCAAATACATCCGCTGCCTCTACGTGTACAACAAGATCGACGGCGTCAGCCTGGACTTCCTCAACGAGCTCGCTCACGAACCCCACACCGCAGTGATGAGTTGTGAGCTTGATCTCGGTGTTCAAGACGTCGTTGACAGGATCTGGAAAGAGCTTAGATTAATCCGTCTGTATACGAAGAGAAAGGGCGAGGAGCCGGATTTCTCGGAGGCGCTAATTGTGAGACATAACTCGAGTATTGAGGATGTGTGTGATCAGATTCACCGGACGCTGAAGGAGACGTTTAAGTATGCGTTAGTTTGGGGGGCTAGTGCGAGGCATATTCCGCAGAGAGTGGGATTGGGGCATGTTGTtgctgatgaggatgttgTTTCGATTGTTGCCAAGTAAGGCATATAACATTAGAATCAGATCAAGTAAATGTGCAATGACTTCAATTGATGACCTGGTTTTAAAACATTTATACTATCCTTAGTGCGACTACACTACGGCATAGCTACGCTTCGACATTACTCAAAAGAATCTTAAATAGCAAATTAAACCAGATTCATATTGGCTTATAATGAAAAATGAGCTAAGCTATATCCAACCAAAACTCCAGTGCTCCAAGAAACCCAGACGAATTTAAGCAgatccagcagcagcagcggacGCGGCAGCAACGTTCTGCATACCAATGGTAGGTTGCACACCGACACGCTCCTTGGCCAGAATGTCAACCAGGAGAGGGTTGGGGCGGCTGTCCCGCTGGGGGTGGAACTGCGCCTGGTTGTTCTTGTAGCTCAGCACGCTGTCGAGGTAAATGTCGAAGAGGTACGAGGAGTCGAGCGGACCTCCCTTGGCCTCGGGGTGGAACTGGGTGCTGAAGATGGGTCGGGACTTGTGGATCATGCCCTCATTGCTCGAGTCGTTCAGGTTGGTGAAGTACGGCTTCCAGTCAGAAGGCAGGGTCGTTGGGTCAACCGCGTAACCGTGGTTCTGACTGGTGATGTGGCAGCGACCAGTGCTCATGTCCAGAGCGGGGATGTTGTGAGCACGGTTACCGTACTTGAGTTTGACAGTGCGGGCACCAGTAGCCAAGGCCAAGAGTTGGTGACCCAAGCAGATACCGAAGATGGGAACCTGGGAGGACTCCATCAAGCGGCCCAGGTGGTAGATGGTGTCCTGGCAGTGAGTCGGGTCACCGGGTCCGTTGGAGATGAAGACACCGTCGAAGTGGTGGGCGACCTTGTGGATGGGAAAGTCGTAGGGGAACACGGTGACACTGGCGCCACGGCTAACCAAGCTACGCAGAATGTTCTCCTTCACACCACAGTCGATTACAGCCACGTGGCACTGAGGATCCGCAGCGCTAACGTGGAAGGGAGCCTTGGTGCTGACCTGGCGGACGAGGTGGATCTGCTCAGGGTCGGTAAAGGCCTCATCCTGGTCGGCATCGTACTCCTCACCCACGGTGATACGGGCCAGAGACGAACCCTGCTCACGCAAGTAGGTGACAATTTCACGAGTGTCGACACCGGAGATGGCCGGAACGCCCTCACGAGCACACCATTCTCCGAGACTCTCGACAGCCGTCCAGTGGCTGTAGCGCTCCGCAACATCGGCAACGACGAC from Aspergillus chevalieri M1 DNA, chromosome 2, nearly complete sequence includes:
- a CDS encoding uncharacterized protein (COG:S;~EggNog:ENOG410PPK6;~InterPro:IPR021589;~PFAM:PF11500), producing the protein MLGWMTGQNQNEQFAYSADNSKVLDPPETPAPVFALRAFKSALFGTPAPEEEDRDRVSRTKEQQPASRTREQVDSRKDHSTGSLKNDNIPTLKPDTAPTGNTMASPTKSILVTPGTISNRRKTVSFGDGVVDNERKQESPSKTPSLTTPTNLSTSPSSQWASGSSDGKPRSKLTQALLDSREKRSSKDFQLTQTSKPSENRSGGITSKMAPPSAGNDDNDETLNMNEPRSQSGKYWKTEFDKYRTKTDWEIKRLVQYRSVAKAYARKKDEEAVRLAGKLKQEEEKVAEMERHVSQLASTMVTEGDKHDKEKLIQDLTKQTALALQYKHRVTMLRKALEQHGVVSNEMEDIKEQPDGNDKTSEELRKTQQALEQANAKIKSMQNQRSDLSKLHDLSESSEQKASDLEKENTTLKHTLARFKSEMTKYEGRRKEKEAKLKQREAKLELRIREYRERLRTVTQRHRESQESLKESFEEERYSLLEQIERLKLTLGTLDRLPDFESGRLTLSPRKDYTGVNVYDFGQRSPQRGHENDETEEFGDPPSPSPRSKERRYRQLQSATDDPLDLRRAAQAMGIDIDGDDNSPSIYAEEEEGSQRQSRRFNHVPDDEGDVVIPPSSPPDLSSIKPSYNRKSSTRLDHGLDDQRTMSRGRYLADLEEEKQARAQQRRRRSPTKYGLEALSGNTKQQRLGLSESQRDAMPIDRKIAAQARLKRKEASRKAKEEAIGAF
- the cpcC gene encoding putative protein kinase (Gcn2) (COG:J;~EggNog:ENOG410PHNI;~InterPro:IPR036621,IPR017441,IPR008271,IPR016135, IPR016255,IPR024435,IPR041715,IPR006575,IPR000719, IPR011009;~PFAM:PF07714,PF13393,PF12745,PF05773,PF00069;~go_function: GO:0004672 - protein kinase activity [Evidence IEA];~go_function: GO:0004694 - eukaryotic translation initiation factor 2alpha kinase activity [Evidence IEA];~go_function: GO:0005515 - protein binding [Evidence IEA];~go_function: GO:0005524 - ATP binding [Evidence IEA];~go_process: GO:0000077 - DNA damage checkpoint [Evidence IEA];~go_process: GO:0006468 - protein phosphorylation [Evidence IEA];~go_process: GO:0010998 - regulation of translational initiation by eIF2 alpha phosphorylation [Evidence IEA]) produces the protein MPHKQKKASNHALRIGSPRAEKKQQQHQSVPNTPPPIVAPTNYREIHQNEVEALRSIYGDDFEEVENRRSAWHQSSDVCFRLHLRASSNPEVRIQLLVELPATYPKTYPNLSLENLAEFREGAQSRILDIVENKPKLLVGTEMIYELGVSIQDVLEDVAQAKEQDKDLPSLEEERMKQEAAAMHQAELERQEEIRKQEAATAEEERALQQLIENKIRERSRARLSRRKSRTAGMDSNGFTDDIEHVPGAIAFDPPLVMNDSDEQLLKFRAVFGKTLLKSIHGKETFTVRPVVSENRPHAPLLVLKEYSLEKGLGTLAFRERMRTSEDKLESIKKLRHPNLIDFVGFKINSPDIYDGSHDNAWKVYALVEYANKGSLVEFLDLVGTVPVEMLRSWMLQLLEGLEFYHRSGFVHGEIHSGRVMLFRSPTGGTTVKLQPSIEGALPSPAGGRSRSMATSKSPFWTPPELTQEDVPLSMKTDVWDLGIVLLQMGFGKDVMLRYTSANALMGALDLSSPLQDLLEEFFRPDPKKRPTAFQLQPSEFFRVDTPLIMQTSTANSMSLPRRPRMDSFGGISALSRYNQDFDEAGRLGKGGFGQVVKARNKLDGRFYAVKKISQKSAAALKDTLSEIMLLSRLNHPYVVRYYTAWLEEDFDLGDEDAVSSTDGDPFVSRDPGSVGFSTGGLDFISSSGYSGIQFGLDSDDEDAGSVSEQDRKETLDGYDDSESESGTEPSRMKTSSQGRPVFTTLYIQMEYCEKHTLRDLIRNGLYDDVDRSWRLFRQILDGLSHIHGHGIIHRDLKPDNIFIDVANNPRIGDFGLATSGQFMTAVRSSATADLGGNLTRSLGTTYYVAPEMKSGFTGNYNEKVDMYSLGVIFFEMCHPLATGMERDQTLREIREKNHTLPATFQHSDKVVQGKIIESLLNHTPNERPSAEELLHNGNIPLQVEEETFRRAIVHLLSDPNSPDYKKILSAIFSQSPKRFEDIAWDMDSRVSPAANELLVQGLVKDKLISIFRRHGAVESARQMLFPRSQHYNHGAVRLLGSSGNLLQLPFDLTLPNARAIPRQDPSLEKTFAFGTVYRETPHGGEPRTHKEVDFDIVSHNTLDLALKEAEVIKVLDEIIEEFPPLRSAQMCFMVNHSDLLQLIMEFCRITPSQIPLVKEIISKLNVGKWSMQKIRSELRSPAVGVASTSLDNLARFDFRDSPKQAHKKLRAIMEGTPFAERLTPIFARLNLIVNYLQEFDVKRKVYVNPLSSLNDKFFRGSILFQCVFDNKRRDVFAAGGRYDRLVQEFSPKASSRIQTHAVGFNLSWDRLSSSMLGHLKEPTKPSLKHSEAEAGAGTFWKTRRCDVLVASFDATVLRTVGIKVVQDLWSSDISAELAVDASSLEELLSKYRDHNHSWIVIAKQDSKERGFKVRSLAPREEYDLRASELVPWLRNEIRARNLREGTTDHSKQHRLPSQPDVSFPGNERTNDIRILVSQHRSKKSNRRNIVDSALQRSREVVEQALNGPIAAIDTRDDVLESIRDTRLSDPDSWRTVIQNAPPSERKYLSQVHELLCDLANESIMGDGTESYTNAFIYNYRTGSCLYYDLGRMSER